The genomic window AGCAGGACAATGCGCCATGGCCAAGCCCCGGCGTCAGGCTAATTATAAACGTCCTTTCTGTGGCCTATTTTTAATACATGGATCGTCGCCTGCTGATCCAGCATTTCGCATATAATCCTGTAATCGCCGACCCTGTAGCGCCACATTCCAGCTTTGTCGCCGATGAGCGCTTTGCCGAATTTTTTGGGCTCTGGCGCCACCCTGTCTTCAAGGTAATCAAGGATGGCCGATTGCCATTTAGTGTCCAGCTTCTTTAGCTGTTTTCCCGCGGTCGCTGAAAATCTAACGCTCCAGCCCAAGTTCTTTCCTTATTTCTTCAAGACTTTTCGTAGGCTCATTCCTCTCCAGAACGGCGATTCCGGCAAGGTAATCCTCGCGGTCGTCAAG from Nitrospinota bacterium includes these protein-coding regions:
- a CDS encoding type II toxin-antitoxin system RelE/ParE family toxin; this translates as MGWSVRFSATAGKQLKKLDTKWQSAILDYLEDRVAPEPKKFGKALIGDKAGMWRYRVGDYRIICEMLDQQATIHVLKIGHRKDVYN
- a CDS encoding ribbon-helix-helix protein, CopG family, with the protein product MLSVRLDPETEERLAKLADKTGRSRSYYVKRAVREFLDDREDYLAGIAVLERNEPTKSLEEIRKELGLER